GGCAATGAAATCTGTCGGAAAACAGCGGCCATCAGAAACCCAATTCTGAATCGTAAGCACAGAATCTACGCGCAAAGCCTTGCGATATCCTGAAGCAAAACCATCACCACTCGTTAAAGCCAATTCTCTGGCTTTGAACTCAAGATAGACCGGTTCTAAATCAATTAAGCCTTGAAGCGCAGCATGACGTTTCATTAAGACACCCTCAGGATCTTCAACCCAAAGCTCTTCCTTGCTGCCACAGGCTTTAAAATACTGAAGCCCTTCACCCGAAAGAAAAATGCCACGGTAAGTTTTAACAGCGGGCAGCGATGCCTGTTGGGGTTTCGAAGAGTTTTTGATCAGGGGAAGCCCTGAACTGTCTTGAGGACTGGAAGCGGTTGAAGCCTGTGAGGATGCGTTGGGATCCGTATCCGGCGAATGGGTAGAATCCTGCTGGGGAGGGCATGCCGATAAAAAGAGGAGTGCGAACAGACCGAAAAATATGCCCGGTTTCTTCATATGCCCCAATACTCCTTCAACCTAGCGTAGAAGCATACTAACTCCAATTGGATCTGAAGGCAAACCAGATATCCACTTGAAAGGCGAAATAGTTCCTGTGATTTTTCAGGAATAAAGGCCATATTCTATCTAATTCAGGCATTGCGGAAAGGTGTATCAGAGAGGATGTTCATGTTACAATAAGCTTATATAAAGCATAAGTTAAGGATGCTATTTTCAATGTCTCAATTTAAAGGCGCTGATTTTTATCAGCTGGATGACCTGCTTACTGAAGAAGAAATTATGGTCCGCAATACCGTGCGGGATTTTGTTGAAGAAAAGTTTTTACCTCTGGTCACAGAGCATTACCGCAATGGAACCTTTCCCCATGAAATCGTTCCTCAACTCGGCGAATTGGGCCTCTTGGGCCCTAGCATTGAAGGCTATGGCTGTGCTGGCCTGAATTCTATTGCCTATGGCTTGATTTGCCAGGAACTCGAACGCGGAGACAGCGGTCTTCGCAGTTTTGCCTCGGTGCAAAGCTCGTTGGTAATGTATCCGATTTACGCCTACGGCACTGAAGAACAAAAACAGAAATGGCTGCCCCAATTGGCAAAAGGCACTAAAATTGGATGTTTTGGCCTGACCGAGCCCGATTATGGCTCAAACCCCGGTGGCATGATCACCCGTGCCAGAAAAAAAGGCGATACCTATGTGCTGAACGGCGCTAAAATGTGGATCACCAATGGCTCTGTCGCTGATATTGCTGTGGTTTGGGCCAAAGATGACGAAGATGAAATCAGAGGCTTTCTGGTTGAACGCGGCACACCAGGCTTTAAGGCCATTGATATTGAAGGAAAATTTTCGCTGCGGGCTTCAGTCACCTCAGAACTGGTACTTGAGAATTGTGAAATTCCGGCTGAAAATATGCTTCCCAAAGCCTCTGGACTGAAAGGGCCGCTCGGATGCTTGAGCCAGGCCCGCTATGGGATTGCCTGGGGCGCGCTGGGCGCAGCCATGGCCTGTTATGACACCGCCCTTGACTATTCCAAAAATAGAATCCAGTTTGATAAACCGATTGCG
Above is a genomic segment from bacterium (Candidatus Blackallbacteria) CG13_big_fil_rev_8_21_14_2_50_49_14 containing:
- a CDS encoding acyl-CoA dehydrogenase, translated to MSQFKGADFYQLDDLLTEEEIMVRNTVRDFVEEKFLPLVTEHYRNGTFPHEIVPQLGELGLLGPSIEGYGCAGLNSIAYGLICQELERGDSGLRSFASVQSSLVMYPIYAYGTEEQKQKWLPQLAKGTKIGCFGLTEPDYGSNPGGMITRARKKGDTYVLNGAKMWITNGSVADIAVVWAKDDEDEIRGFLVERGTPGFKAIDIEGKFSLRASVTSELVLENCEIPAENMLPKASGLKGPLGCLSQARYGIAWGALGAAMACYDTALDYSKNRIQFDKPIAGFQLVQQKLVGMITEITKGQLLAWRLGQLKDQGKIRHPQISMAKMNNVKIALDISRVARDILGANGIADEYPIMRHMGNLESVYTYEGTHDIHCLTIGRDITGIAAFN